Proteins from a genomic interval of Pseudomonas sp. RC10:
- the kdgD gene encoding 5-dehydro-4-deoxyglucarate dehydratase — translation MNPQELKSILSHGLLSFPVTDFNAQGDFHRAGYIKRLEWLAPYGASALFAAGGTGEFFSLTGSEYSDVIKTAVDTCEKTVPILAGVGGPTRQAIQQAQEAERLGAKGLLLLPHYLTEASQDGVAAHVEAVCKSVKIGVVVYNRNVCRLTPALLEQLAERCPNLIGYKDGLGDIELMVSIRRRMGDRFSYLGGLPTAEVYAAAYKALGVPVYSSAVFNFVPKLAMDFYHAIAKDDHATVGKLIDDFFLPYLDIRNRKAGYAVSIVKAGAKIAGYDAGPVRAPLTDLTPEEFEMLAALMDKQGQQ, via the coding sequence ATGAATCCACAAGAACTGAAGTCCATCCTTTCCCACGGTCTGCTGTCCTTCCCGGTTACCGACTTCAATGCCCAGGGCGATTTCCACCGCGCTGGTTACATCAAACGTCTCGAATGGCTGGCCCCGTACGGCGCCTCTGCACTGTTCGCCGCGGGCGGTACAGGTGAGTTCTTCTCCCTGACCGGCAGCGAATATTCCGACGTCATCAAGACCGCCGTTGATACCTGCGAGAAAACCGTACCGATTCTGGCCGGTGTTGGTGGTCCGACCCGTCAAGCGATTCAACAGGCTCAGGAAGCTGAACGTCTGGGCGCCAAAGGCCTGCTGCTGCTGCCTCACTACCTGACTGAAGCCAGCCAGGACGGCGTTGCCGCTCACGTCGAAGCGGTCTGCAAATCGGTCAAGATCGGCGTGGTTGTCTACAACCGTAACGTCTGCCGCCTGACCCCTGCGCTGCTGGAGCAACTGGCTGAGCGCTGCCCGAACCTGATCGGCTACAAAGACGGTCTGGGTGACATTGAGCTGATGGTTTCGATCCGCCGCCGCATGGGCGACCGTTTCTCCTACCTGGGCGGTCTGCCGACTGCCGAAGTCTACGCCGCTGCTTACAAGGCGCTGGGCGTGCCGGTCTACTCCTCGGCGGTGTTCAACTTCGTACCGAAGCTGGCGATGGACTTCTACCACGCTATCGCCAAGGACGATCACGCCACCGTTGGCAAGCTGATCGACGACTTCTTCCTGCCGTACCTGGACATCCGTAACCGCAAAGCCGGCTACGCAGTCAGCATCGTGAAAGCGGGCGCGAAAATCGCTGGCTACGACGCAGGCCCGGTGCGTGCGCCATTGACCGACCTGACGCCAGAAGAGTTCGAAATGCTCGCTGCGCTGATGGACAAGCAAGGTCAGCAGTAA
- the garD gene encoding galactarate dehydratase, translating to MNLIQHADSPRYIRLHERDNVVVVVNDQGVPAGTEFDNGLVTLDNVPQSHKVNTVDIPEGGAVIRYGQTIGYALQPIPRGSWVKEDQLRMPSAPPLDSLPLSTDVPGRGEPLEGFTFEGYRNADGTVGTRNILGITTTVQCVTGVLDFAVKRIREELLPKYPNVDDVVAITHTYGCGVAITAKDAYIPIRTVRNLARNPNLGGEALVIGLGCEKLQAEQVMHQNDPSVDLSDEWMYRLQDSKHGFNEMIEQIMALAEVRLKKLDERRRETVPASELILGMQCGGSDAFSGITANPALGYASDLLLRAGATVMFSEVTEVRDAIYLLTSRAETMEVAEELVREMDWYDRYLAKGEADRSANTTPGNKKGGLSNIVEKSLGSIVKSGNSAINGVLGPGERVNRKGLIFCATPASDFVCGTLQLAAGMNLHVFTTGRGTPYGLAMSPVVKVSTRTELAQRWPDLIDIDAGRIATGRASIEDLGWELFHFYLDVASGKKKTWTEHYRLHNDITLFNPAPIT from the coding sequence ATGAACTTGATTCAACATGCCGACTCGCCGCGTTACATCCGTTTGCACGAGCGCGATAACGTCGTCGTCGTGGTCAATGACCAGGGCGTACCGGCGGGGACTGAATTCGATAATGGTCTGGTGACCCTCGACAACGTGCCGCAAAGCCACAAGGTCAACACCGTGGACATTCCCGAAGGCGGGGCGGTGATCCGTTACGGGCAGACCATCGGGTATGCGCTGCAACCGATTCCGCGCGGCAGTTGGGTCAAGGAAGATCAACTGCGCATGCCGAGCGCGCCACCGCTGGACAGCCTGCCGCTGTCCACCGATGTGCCAGGCCGGGGCGAGCCGCTGGAAGGCTTCACTTTCGAGGGCTATCGCAACGCTGACGGCACCGTCGGCACACGCAACATTCTCGGGATTACCACCACCGTGCAGTGCGTGACCGGCGTGCTGGACTTTGCGGTCAAGCGCATCCGCGAGGAGCTGCTGCCCAAGTACCCGAACGTCGATGACGTGGTGGCCATCACCCACACCTACGGCTGCGGCGTGGCGATCACGGCCAAGGACGCGTACATCCCGATTCGCACCGTGCGCAACCTGGCGCGCAACCCGAACCTGGGTGGCGAAGCGTTGGTGATCGGTCTGGGCTGCGAGAAATTGCAGGCCGAGCAGGTCATGCATCAGAACGACCCGTCGGTCGACCTGAGCGATGAGTGGATGTACCGCTTGCAGGACTCCAAACACGGCTTCAACGAAATGATCGAGCAGATCATGGCGCTGGCCGAAGTGCGTCTGAAGAAGCTCGATGAACGTCGTCGCGAAACCGTGCCCGCGTCTGAGTTGATTCTGGGCATGCAGTGCGGCGGCAGTGATGCGTTTTCCGGCATCACCGCCAACCCGGCGCTGGGCTACGCCTCCGACCTGTTGCTGCGCGCAGGCGCGACCGTGATGTTCTCGGAAGTGACCGAAGTGCGCGACGCCATCTACCTGCTGACCTCCCGCGCTGAAACCATGGAAGTGGCCGAGGAACTGGTGCGCGAGATGGACTGGTACGACCGTTACCTGGCCAAGGGCGAGGCCGACCGCAGCGCCAATACCACGCCGGGCAACAAGAAGGGCGGGTTGTCGAACATCGTCGAGAAGTCCCTCGGGTCGATCGTCAAATCCGGCAACAGCGCGATCAACGGGGTGCTGGGCCCTGGCGAGCGGGTCAATCGCAAAGGGCTGATCTTTTGCGCAACGCCTGCCAGTGACTTTGTCTGCGGTACGCTGCAACTGGCGGCCGGGATGAACCTGCACGTGTTCACCACCGGGCGTGGTACGCCTTATGGTCTGGCGATGTCACCGGTGGTGAAGGTGTCGACCCGGACCGAGCTGGCGCAACGCTGGCCGGACTTGATCGACATTGATGCGGGGCGTATCGCCACCGGTCGTGCCAGCATTGAGGACTTGGGCTGGGAGCTGTTCCATTTCTATCTCGATGTCGCCAGCGGCAAGAAGAAGACCTGGACCGAGCATTACCGCTTGCACAACGACATCACCCTGTTCAACCCGGCGCCGATTACCTGA
- a CDS encoding ABC transporter ATP-binding protein/permease: protein MNVDIDESRVNDAVNGSFFSRVWKLVTPYWRSEEKGMAWVLLIAVIVLSLFSVFISVLVNSWYRDFYNALQNKDLGAFTHLILYFCGIAAIAILGAVYRLYLTQMLTIRWRRWLTEKHFTKWLAHKNYYRLEQGGYTDNPDQRLSEDLNNFTSDTLSLSLGLLRTVVSLVSFSVILWGVSGSIELFGITIPGYMFWAALLYAAVGSWLTHLIGKKLIVLSNQQQRYEADMRFSLVRVRENAESIALSEGEANENQRLSARFGMVWSNFWTIMKVQKRLTFFTAGYSQIAIVFAFVVAAPRYFAGKIELGELMQINSAFGNVQENFSWFIDAYTQLASWRATCDRLLSFRQAMDENEARVPSIEVTHQSNALHVQGLDLSLIGGRQLLNNANIDIAAGEKVMLSGRSGSGKSTLLRAMGGLWNEGHGAVKLPAKRAFFLPQKPYLPIGTLREALSYPQAPEVYPAERFAQVLETCRLSHLVPRLDESNHWQRMLSPGEQQRVAFARALLFAPDWLYLDEATSAMDEEDEAALYQALIDEMPGVTLLSIGHRSSLKRFHRRHVRIDEGQLKEQSLTETAI, encoded by the coding sequence ATGAATGTTGATATCGATGAATCCAGGGTCAATGACGCTGTGAACGGGAGCTTTTTTTCCCGAGTCTGGAAACTGGTCACGCCGTACTGGCGTAGCGAAGAAAAGGGCATGGCCTGGGTGCTGCTGATTGCAGTGATCGTGCTCTCGCTGTTCAGTGTCTTTATCTCCGTGCTGGTCAACAGCTGGTACCGGGATTTCTACAACGCGCTGCAAAACAAGGATCTGGGGGCATTTACCCACCTGATTCTGTACTTCTGCGGCATCGCCGCCATCGCCATTCTCGGCGCGGTGTATCGCCTTTACCTCACGCAAATGCTGACCATCCGCTGGCGTCGCTGGCTCACCGAAAAGCATTTCACCAAATGGCTCGCCCACAAGAATTATTACCGGCTTGAGCAGGGCGGTTACACCGATAACCCGGACCAACGTCTGTCGGAAGACCTCAATAATTTCACTTCTGACACCCTGAGTCTGAGCCTCGGCTTGCTGCGCACTGTCGTGAGTCTGGTGTCGTTCTCGGTGATCCTGTGGGGCGTGTCCGGCAGCATCGAGCTGTTCGGCATCACCATCCCCGGTTACATGTTCTGGGCCGCGCTGCTCTACGCCGCTGTCGGCAGTTGGCTGACTCACCTGATCGGCAAAAAGTTGATCGTGCTGAGCAACCAACAACAGCGTTACGAAGCCGACATGCGTTTCTCGCTGGTGCGGGTTCGCGAAAACGCTGAAAGCATCGCCTTGTCCGAAGGTGAAGCCAACGAAAACCAGCGTCTCAGCGCACGATTTGGCATGGTCTGGAGTAACTTCTGGACCATCATGAAAGTGCAGAAGCGCCTGACGTTCTTCACCGCCGGTTACTCACAGATCGCTATCGTGTTTGCTTTCGTCGTCGCTGCGCCGCGCTATTTTGCCGGCAAGATCGAACTGGGCGAGCTGATGCAAATCAACTCGGCGTTCGGCAACGTACAAGAGAACTTCAGCTGGTTCATCGACGCGTACACCCAATTGGCGTCGTGGCGCGCCACCTGTGATCGTCTGCTCAGCTTCCGTCAGGCCATGGACGAAAACGAAGCCCGCGTGCCATCAATTGAAGTGACACACCAGAGCAATGCCCTGCACGTCCAGGGCTTGGACTTGTCATTGATCGGCGGTCGCCAGTTGCTGAACAACGCCAACATCGACATCGCCGCAGGCGAGAAAGTCATGCTCAGCGGTCGCTCCGGCAGCGGCAAGAGTACGCTGCTGCGGGCGATGGGCGGGCTGTGGAACGAAGGCCATGGCGCGGTGAAACTGCCCGCCAAGCGTGCGTTCTTCCTGCCGCAAAAACCGTATCTGCCGATTGGCACCCTGCGCGAAGCCCTGAGCTATCCACAGGCACCAGAGGTCTATCCCGCCGAGCGTTTCGCGCAGGTCCTGGAAACGTGCCGTTTGAGCCATCTGGTGCCGCGTCTGGACGAGAGCAATCACTGGCAGCGCATGCTGTCGCCGGGCGAGCAACAACGTGTGGCGTTTGCCCGTGCGCTGCTGTTCGCGCCAGACTGGCTGTACCTCGACGAGGCCACCTCGGCCATGGACGAGGAAGACGAAGCGGCGCTGTATCAGGCGTTAATCGACGAGATGCCAGGGGTGACATTGCTCAGCATCGGCCACCGCAGCAGCCTCAAGCGTTTCCATCGCCGCCATGTGCGCATCGACGAGGGCCAGTTGAAGGAACAATCCCTTACCGAAACGGCAATCTGA
- a CDS encoding SIMPL domain-containing protein (The SIMPL domain is named for its presence in mouse protein SIMPL (signalling molecule that associates with mouse pelle-like kinase). Bacterial member BP26, from Brucella, was shown to assemble into a channel-like structure, while YggE from E. coli has been associated with resistance to oxidative stress.), which produces MFSLRPTATALTFGAAAVASACVMAEDVHYNQVSVRAEVNQEVQRDLMTVTVYTESQNTDPAKLAAGITDSLNKALGEARQVKEVTIRQGSRNSYPIYDDKGQKITGWRERAELRLESPDFAALSKLTGELLGSDMKMGGMDFSISDPARKTSEDTLLKNAVTAFKARAQLVTDALGGSGYKLVNLNLNTSGYPQPYMRAPVMMMKAARADAAPTPDVEAGTSQVSVTADGVIEVAIP; this is translated from the coding sequence ATGTTCAGCCTTCGCCCCACTGCCACTGCCCTTACCTTTGGCGCCGCCGCTGTGGCCAGCGCCTGCGTCATGGCCGAAGACGTTCATTACAATCAGGTGTCCGTGCGCGCCGAGGTCAATCAGGAAGTCCAGCGCGACCTGATGACCGTCACCGTGTACACCGAATCGCAGAATACCGATCCGGCCAAGCTCGCCGCCGGGATCACCGATTCCCTCAACAAAGCCCTCGGCGAGGCCCGCCAGGTCAAGGAAGTGACGATTCGCCAAGGCAGCCGCAACAGCTACCCCATCTATGATGACAAAGGTCAGAAAATCACCGGCTGGCGTGAGCGCGCTGAACTGCGACTGGAAAGCCCCGACTTCGCTGCGCTCTCCAAACTCACCGGAGAACTGCTCGGCAGCGATATGAAAATGGGCGGCATGGACTTCTCCATCTCCGACCCGGCGCGCAAAACCAGCGAAGACACCTTGCTGAAAAACGCCGTCACCGCATTCAAAGCCCGCGCGCAACTGGTCACTGATGCTCTGGGTGGCAGCGGCTATAAACTGGTGAACCTGAACCTCAACACCTCGGGCTACCCACAGCCTTATATGCGTGCGCCGGTCATGATGATGAAAGCGGCCCGCGCCGATGCCGCGCCAACGCCGGATGTCGAGGCCGGGACCAGCCAGGTCAGCGTGACCGCCGATGGCGTGATCGAAGTCGCGATTCCCTGA
- a CDS encoding ATP-binding protein, with amino-acid sequence MLAPVQLLSATRQNLWRLTFIRILVLGAQAGSVGFAYLFNLLPLPWLQLDITLGFSAIVCLLTAIRLRTSWPVTELEYAVQLAFDLFIHSALLFFSGGSTNPFVSYYLVPLTIAAVTLPWRYSLILSGIALALYTLMLANFYPVEAFAIAREKMQIYGMWLSFALAAGVITFFAARMAEELRRQEQMRALRREEGARDQQLLAVATEAAGAAHELGTPLATMSVLLKEMQQDHKDPALQEDLSVLQDQVKLCKETLQQLVRAAEANRRLAVQEQTVTHWLDQALNRWHLMRPEASYRFQRLGQGDVPMVAPPPDLTQALLNLLNNAADACPEGLEVSLDWSAVEISITIRDHGAGVPLAVAEQIGKPFFTTKGKGFGLGLFLSKASVTRAGGSVKLYPHEEGGTLTELRLPRNATGDEA; translated from the coding sequence ATGCTCGCCCCCGTTCAATTGCTGTCTGCCACGCGCCAGAATCTCTGGCGACTGACGTTCATCCGCATTCTGGTGCTCGGTGCCCAAGCCGGTTCGGTAGGGTTCGCCTACCTGTTCAACCTGCTGCCTTTGCCTTGGCTCCAGTTGGACATCACCTTGGGCTTTTCCGCCATCGTTTGCCTTTTGACGGCGATCAGACTTCGCACGTCCTGGCCCGTGACCGAACTGGAATACGCGGTGCAACTGGCGTTCGACTTGTTCATTCACAGCGCGCTGCTGTTTTTCTCCGGCGGGTCGACCAACCCGTTCGTCTCTTATTATCTTGTGCCGCTGACGATTGCCGCCGTGACCCTGCCGTGGCGCTATTCGCTCATTCTCTCGGGCATCGCTCTGGCGCTGTACACCTTGATGCTTGCCAACTTCTACCCCGTCGAGGCCTTCGCCATCGCGCGGGAGAAGATGCAGATCTACGGCATGTGGCTGAGTTTTGCGCTGGCAGCGGGGGTGATCACCTTCTTCGCGGCGCGGATGGCCGAAGAACTGCGCCGTCAGGAACAGATGCGCGCCCTACGCCGAGAAGAAGGCGCTCGCGATCAGCAACTGCTGGCTGTCGCGACTGAAGCTGCTGGCGCTGCCCACGAATTGGGTACGCCGCTGGCGACCATGAGCGTGCTTCTCAAGGAAATGCAGCAGGACCACAAAGACCCGGCGCTGCAAGAAGACCTGTCGGTGCTTCAAGACCAGGTCAAACTGTGCAAGGAAACCCTGCAACAGCTGGTGCGCGCCGCCGAGGCCAATCGCCGTCTCGCCGTGCAGGAGCAGACCGTCACCCACTGGCTCGATCAGGCGCTCAATCGCTGGCACCTGATGCGGCCCGAAGCCAGCTACCGTTTTCAACGTCTGGGGCAAGGCGACGTACCGATGGTCGCGCCGCCTCCCGATCTGACCCAGGCCCTGCTGAACTTGCTGAACAACGCCGCCGATGCCTGTCCGGAAGGGCTGGAGGTGAGCCTGGACTGGAGCGCCGTGGAAATCAGCATCACCATTCGCGACCACGGGGCCGGGGTGCCGCTGGCGGTCGCCGAGCAGATCGGCAAACCGTTTTTTACCACCAAGGGCAAAGGCTTCGGCTTGGGCCTGTTCTTGAGCAAGGCCAGCGTGACCCGCGCCGGTGGCTCGGTGAAACTCTATCCTCACGAGGAAGGCGGCACGCTCACCGAGCTGCGCCTGCCCCGGAACGCAACAGGAGATGAAGCATGA
- a CDS encoding MFS transporter has protein sequence MQKTKPTHVRYLILLMLFLVTTINYADRATIAIAGSSLQKSLGIDAVTLGYIFSAFGWAYVAGQIPGGWLLDRFGSKKIYALSIFTWSLFTVLQGYVGEFGLSTAIVALFMLRFLVGLAEAPSFPGNARIVAAWFPTSERGTASAIFNSAQYFATVLFAPIMGWIVFTFGWQHVFVVMGGVGIVFSLIWLKIIHSPRNHPMINKAELDHIANNGGMIDMDQEQGKGKSGGPKWDYVKQLLTNRMMLGIYLAQYCINGITYFFLTWFPVYLVQERGMTILKAGFIASLPAVCGFIGGVLGGIISDWLLRRGKSLTFARKAPIIGGLLLSTSIVTCNYVDIEWVVVGFMALAFFGKGVGALGWAVMSDASPKQIAGLSGGLFNMFGNIASITTPIVIGYIISSTGSFKWALVFVGANALVAVISYVFIVGEIKRVELKDTPTQGDVRASDLGEVSQAKS, from the coding sequence ATGCAAAAAACCAAGCCGACACACGTCCGCTATTTGATCTTGCTCATGCTGTTTCTGGTGACCACGATCAACTACGCCGACCGTGCCACCATCGCCATCGCTGGCTCCAGTCTGCAAAAAAGCCTCGGCATCGACGCCGTTACCCTCGGTTATATCTTCTCCGCATTCGGTTGGGCCTACGTGGCCGGACAGATTCCGGGCGGTTGGCTGCTCGACCGTTTCGGCTCGAAAAAGATTTACGCCCTGAGCATCTTCACCTGGTCGCTGTTCACCGTGCTGCAAGGCTATGTCGGTGAGTTCGGCCTCTCCACCGCCATCGTCGCGCTGTTCATGCTGCGGTTCCTGGTGGGTCTGGCGGAAGCGCCATCCTTTCCGGGCAACGCACGTATTGTCGCGGCCTGGTTCCCGACGTCCGAGCGCGGCACCGCGTCGGCGATTTTCAACTCGGCGCAATACTTCGCCACTGTGTTGTTCGCACCGATCATGGGCTGGATCGTCTTCACCTTCGGCTGGCAGCATGTGTTCGTGGTCATGGGCGGCGTCGGGATCGTGTTCTCGCTGATCTGGCTGAAAATCATCCACAGCCCTCGCAACCACCCGATGATCAACAAGGCCGAACTCGACCACATCGCCAATAACGGCGGCATGATCGACATGGACCAAGAGCAGGGCAAAGGCAAGAGCGGCGGCCCGAAATGGGACTATGTGAAGCAGCTGCTGACTAACCGCATGATGCTGGGCATTTATCTGGCCCAATACTGCATCAACGGCATCACCTATTTCTTCCTGACCTGGTTCCCGGTGTACCTGGTGCAGGAGCGCGGTATGACCATTCTCAAAGCCGGTTTCATCGCCTCCTTGCCTGCGGTCTGCGGCTTCATCGGTGGCGTGCTCGGCGGGATCATTTCCGACTGGCTGCTACGTCGCGGCAAATCCCTGACCTTCGCTCGCAAGGCGCCGATCATTGGCGGTCTGTTGCTTTCGACCTCCATCGTGACCTGCAACTACGTGGACATCGAATGGGTCGTCGTGGGCTTCATGGCGCTGGCCTTCTTCGGCAAGGGCGTGGGCGCACTGGGTTGGGCGGTGATGTCCGACGCCTCGCCGAAACAAATCGCCGGTCTGAGCGGCGGTCTGTTCAACATGTTCGGTAACATCGCGTCGATCACCACCCCGATCGTCATCGGCTACATCATCAGTTCTACCGGCTCGTTCAAATGGGCGCTGGTGTTCGTCGGCGCCAACGCGCTGGTGGCGGTGATCAGCTATGTGTTCATCGTGGGCGAAATCAAACGCGTGGAATTGAAAGACACCCCAACGCAGGGTGATGTGCGGGCCAGCGACCTTGGCGAAGTTTCCCAAGCCAAAAGCTGA
- a CDS encoding response regulator transcription factor, translating into MTDDIQVEGEELPHLLLVDDDATFTRVMARAMARRGFRVSTASSAEEGLVLAQQDIPDYATVDLKMEGDSGLVLLPKLLELDPEMRVLILTGYSSIATAVEAIKRGACNYLCKPADADDVLAALLSEHADLDTLVPENPMSVDRLQWEHIQRVLTEHEGNISATARALGMHRRTLQRKLQKRPVRR; encoded by the coding sequence ATGACTGATGACATCCAGGTCGAGGGCGAAGAACTGCCGCACCTGTTGCTGGTGGACGACGACGCCACCTTCACTCGCGTGATGGCCCGTGCGATGGCACGCCGTGGTTTTCGTGTCAGCACTGCCAGTTCCGCCGAGGAAGGCCTGGTGCTCGCGCAGCAGGACATTCCCGACTACGCCACGGTCGATCTGAAAATGGAAGGGGACTCGGGGCTGGTGCTGCTGCCCAAGCTGTTGGAACTGGACCCGGAAATGCGTGTCCTGATACTGACCGGTTATTCGAGCATCGCCACCGCTGTCGAGGCCATCAAGCGCGGCGCCTGCAACTACCTGTGCAAACCGGCGGACGCAGATGACGTATTGGCTGCGCTGCTGTCCGAGCACGCCGATCTGGACACGCTGGTGCCGGAAAACCCGATGTCCGTGGACCGCCTGCAGTGGGAGCACATCCAGCGGGTGCTGACTGAACATGAGGGCAACATTTCGGCCACGGCGCGGGCCTTGGGGATGCATCGGCGTACGTTGCAGCGCAAGTTGCAGAAGCGACCGGTTCGCCGCTGA
- a CDS encoding FadR/GntR family transcriptional regulator translates to MENQSAPPRARRKHRSLAQELVTELSERIRNGELKRGDKLPTESAIMEEQGVSRTVVREAISRLQASGLVETRHGIGTFVLDTPSPSGFRIDPATIVTLRDVLAILELRISLEVESAGLAAQRRSAEQLADMRAALDALNEGASHASDAVGADFQFHMAIALSTGNRYFTDIMTHLGTSIIPRTRLNSARLAHDDHQHYMNRLSREHEEIYDAIARQDSDAARAAMRLHLTNSRERLRHAHEEAESQRA, encoded by the coding sequence ATGGAAAATCAGAGTGCTCCGCCTCGCGCACGTCGAAAGCACCGCAGCCTGGCTCAAGAATTGGTCACCGAACTCTCCGAGCGCATCCGCAACGGCGAATTGAAGCGCGGCGACAAACTGCCGACCGAATCCGCGATCATGGAAGAGCAGGGCGTCAGCCGTACGGTCGTCCGTGAAGCCATCTCCCGGTTGCAGGCGTCCGGGCTGGTCGAGACGCGTCACGGCATCGGCACCTTCGTTCTGGACACCCCAAGCCCAAGCGGCTTTCGCATCGACCCGGCCACCATCGTCACGCTGCGTGATGTGTTGGCGATTCTGGAGTTGCGCATCAGCCTTGAGGTTGAATCGGCGGGCTTGGCGGCGCAACGTCGCTCCGCAGAACAGCTGGCCGACATGCGTGCCGCGCTGGATGCCCTCAATGAAGGTGCTTCCCACGCCAGCGATGCAGTCGGGGCGGATTTCCAGTTCCACATGGCGATTGCGCTGTCCACGGGCAACCGCTACTTCACCGACATCATGACGCACCTGGGCACCAGCATCATTCCCCGCACCCGTTTGAATTCGGCGCGTCTGGCCCATGACGATCATCAGCATTACATGAACCGTCTGAGCCGCGAACACGAAGAAATCTACGACGCCATCGCCCGCCAGGACTCCGACGCCGCCCGCGCCGCGATGCGCCTGCACCTCACCAACAGCCGCGAGCGGTTGCGTCATGCCCATGAAGAGGCGGAGTCGCAACGGGCTTGA